The following proteins come from a genomic window of Brachionichthys hirsutus isolate HB-005 chromosome 20, CSIRO-AGI_Bhir_v1, whole genome shotgun sequence:
- the lama4 gene encoding laminin subunit alpha-4 — MAAEALPCLCLSILSGIVFLASAARLGEQQQSLLEVCAKGYFLSEQSICLPCNCKGHADYCDDITGICENCRDHSAGDFCEMCDDGFMPATSLDGRHICRPCACPLAVPSNNFAVYCDRGGAALRCKCQKGYAGHQCERCAPGYYGNPMEIGNSCRRCDCNGNSDPNLIFSECHNVTGHCQHCWGETAGTNCERCAPGYYGDAISAKNCQACECNKCGTSSCDDRTGVCHCKPGVTGRVCDQCEEGFFGFSSCQGCRRCECGPASIRPTCHPLTHSCPCRPGAGGRYCERCLPGHWDYSASGCQKCDCASGHCDMHTGECLPEAAAVNLCNISCDECIWHLIGDLRLSNKSLDQLKVWVLNISTGAAANDRLKYYNYTAHRLQAQFLGWRNKSSVTKAQTGRLEEATAAVALDLKHLGEAESLVKTVGNRLDNDTQETFNLAEQLSADLGDLNTRIEEMIHDWELYSIHQEVDPEVVKENREAAQRMLTWMRSLDLSPREPAATDEYADAHDLLRRTRQLEKKLMIADSRLPPVKEVLSRFSAKLSAAQGSLQEAASSVQEANDRNGANVLRFQRNQVKQQRLAEDHDAVNETLDIARDFISEAEWTMVDVYALVQNVTEYHASVDGASQRLLEKTERLSLADTALVQKAARHAEEMEREADELEQDLRDSDANGFVQRAISAANVYNNIVKYIDDANITSLTTLNSSQRAEDAVYGINVQLEHLVMKSEGVFKESVSLHSEQIEVETEVADKLKYIEETRETQETNTRKLAAMVESLGSIHTDRTPQRLEFTLQVAEGTLNRSEEVLQTIAPISSKVEEWAKSMRSNEFSTAAYEQAVLSAGDAVDNLNVLVPELLDKLKVVEEKKPVNNVTTNIMRIRELIAQARSVAKKVQVSMKFNGQSSVEVHPHTNLEELKTVTSISLFMRVDPDKDPIEDRLILYLGDRNGRKDYMGLAIKNDNLVFVYNLGGEDVEIALGSKPVSQWPAVFNFIKVERLGRHGKVFLTIPSQSSTDEQKFIQKGTVPGTDSLFDVDPKDMVFFVGGVPPDVKLPPPLSLAPFVGCIELSSLNNDVISLYNFKKTHKMDVIASIPCPRYKLAFSQSRIASYLFDGTGYALINNIERRGKFGVVTRFDIAVRTVANNGVVFLMVNGGKYFLLELKGGFLRLTYDFGFRAGPQVLESNIPKLQINDARYHEVSVIYHQSKKVILLVDKSHIKSLENPKTTLPFSDIYIGGAPSSVLKSRPELAASVGLKGCIKGFQFQKKDFNLLEEPGTIGISSGCPEESFMSRKAYFTGASYLGSTAKIAPFVSFEGGLNFRTVQPSGLLFYLADGSDEFSISLENGAVVLNCRGTRVKSHKKHYSDGRTHFLVASVNSQNYSLLVDDKDKQEKKRPLSATRSPSGSGVKTFYYGGSPSSSFKNLTGCISYAYINRQDQDIEPEDFQRYTEKVQTSLQDCPVQRPPAALLSRQREPTSRARQKVSRNKPNTPLDLMELRSDEQDPPEVTIRPCYLSSSPRAARQAFHYGGIANSRQHYTDLPDSLSERSHFSLSLKTNSSFGLILYASDIQEYNFMALFLAHGKLVYTFNVADQRIKIRSEKKYNDGAWHNVIFIRDGSMGRLIIDGLTVLEDRVQGSNFSWHVGSPIYVGGVPPGKAQSNVQTSSASSFTGCLKGLQLDGQWLASVAETFGVTPCFEGLSEAGTYFSQEGGYVALDESFDLGLKFELVMEVRPRVASGLLLHVRATEGFFTVYIQQEEVVVLVNDGAHEFFTKVSPSRGLCAGNWHSITVIRDDNVVQLDVDSEVNHVAGPLNPGSTDSRKPVFVGGAPDLLLPDSLSTRKAYVGCMRNVAINKRQVSFSKAALVSGAVSVGSCPAV, encoded by the exons AACTGCAGGGACCACAGCGCGGGGGATTTCTGTGAAATGTGTGACGATGGCTTCATGCCGGCCACCAGCCTGGACGGACGCCACATCTGCCGACCCTGCGCCTGCCCCCTCGCCGTCCCCTCCAATAA TTTTGCTGTATACTGTGACAGAGGAGGGGCTGCTCTGCGCTGCAAGTGTCAGAAGGGTTACGCTGGACATCAGTGTGAGAG GTGTGCTCCAGGTTACTATGGCAACCCAATGGAGATCGGCAATTCCTGCAGGAGATGCGATTGTAACGGCAACTCAGACCCTAACCTGATCTTCAGCGAGTGCCACAACGTGACGGGCCACTGCCAGCACTGCTGGGGAGAAACCGCTGGCACCAACTGTGAGAGGTGTGCCCCGGGTTACTATGGCGATGCCATCTCTGCCAAGAACTGCCAAG CGTGCGAGTGTAATAAATGCGGCACCTCATCGTGCGACGATAGAACGGGAGTGTGTCACTGCAAGCCAGGTGTCACCGGACGAGTCTGTGACCAGTGTGAG GAAGGCTTCTTCGGTTTCTCCAGCTGCCAGGGCTGTCGGAGGTGCGAATGCGGGCCAGCTTCCATCCGCCCCACCTGCCATCCTCTCACCCACAGCTGTCCATGCCGCCCGGGGGCCGGAGGTCGTTACTGCGAGCGTTGCCTCCCAGGCCACTGGGACTACAGCGCCTCCGGCTGCCAGA AGTGCGACTGTGCGAGCGGCCACTGCGACATGCACACAGGAGAATGCCTTCCAGAGGCTGCAGCGGTCAACCTGTGCAACATCA GTTGCGACGAGTGCATCTGGCATCTGATCGGAGACCTGCGGCTGTCCAATAAGAGTCTAGACCAGCTGAAAGTCTGGGTGTTAAACATCTCCACGGGCGCTGCTGCCAACGACAGACTAAAGTACTACAACTACACAGCTCACCGGCTGCAG GCTCAGTTTCTCGGCTGGAGAAACAAGTCTTCTGTGACGAAGGCCCAGACCGGACGGCTGGAGGAGGCCACGGCAGCCGTAGCATTGGACTTGAAACACCTGGGAGAAGCA GAGAGTTTGGTGAAGACCGTCGGGAACAGGCTGGATAATGACACGCAGGAGACTTTCAATCTGGCTGAGCAGCTCAGCGCTGACCTGGGCGACCTCAACACTCGCATCGAAG AGATGATCCACGACTGGGAGCTGTACAGCATTCATCAGGAAGTGGATCCAGAGGTggtcaaagaaaacagagaggCGGCCCAAAGAATGCTGACCTGGATGAGGAGTCTGGATCTGTCTCCACGGGAACCCGCGGCCACCGATGAGTACGCCGACGCCCATGACT TGCTGAGGCGCACCCGtcagctggagaagaagctgATGATCGCAGACAGCCGCCTCCCGCCGGTGAAGGAGGTCCTGTCCCGCTTCTCCGCCAAGCTGTCTGCTGCTCAGGGTTCACTCCAGGAGGCAGCCAGCTCCGTCCAGGAAGCCAACGACAGGAACGGAGCCAACGTTCTCAGATTCCAGCGAAACCAG GTGAAGCAGCAAAGACTGGCCGAGGACCACGATGCCGTCAATGAGACGCTGGACATCGCCAGAGACTTCATCTCTGAGGCAGAGTGGACTATGGTTGACGTGTATGCTTTGGTGCAG AACGTGACCGAGTATCACGCATCGGTCGACGGCGCCAGCCAGAGGCTGCTGGAGAAGACGGAGCGTCTGTCGTTGGCTGACACAGCTCTGGTGCAGAAAGCTGCCCGGCATGCTgaagagatggagagggaggccGATGAACTGGAGCA GGACCTGAGAGACAGCGATGCCAATGGCTTCGTGCAGAGAGCCATCAGTGCCGCCAACGTCTACAATAACATAGTGAAATACATCGATGACGCCAACATCACCTCGCTCACCACCCTCAACTCATCCCAGAGGGCCGAAGAC GCCGTCTATGGGATTAACGTTCAGCTCGAGCACCTGGTGATGAAGAGCGAAGGGGTTTTCAAGGAGTCTGTTTCATTGCATTCAGAGCAAATCG AGGTGGAAACGGAGGTGGCCGACAAGCTGAAATACATCGAGGAGACCAGAGAGACGCAGGAGACAAACACCCGGAAGCTCGCGGCCATGGTGGAGAGCCTCGGCAGCATTCATACCG ACAGGACGCCACAGCGACTGGAGTTCACCCTGCAGGTGGCTGAGGGGACCCTGAACCGCTCAGAAGAGGTCCTGCAGACCATCGCCCCCATCAGCAGCAAGGTGGAGGAGTGGGCCAAGAGCATGAGGAGCAACGAGTTCTCTACAGCGGCTTATGAACAGGCCGTCCTGTCTGCCGGCGATGCAg TGGACAACCTGAACGTGCTCGTTCCTGAGCTGCTGGATAAGCTGAAGGTGGTCGAGGAGAAGAAGCCAGTCAACAATGTCACCACCAACATCATGAGGATCAGAGAGCTCATCGCACAGGCCAGGAGCGTGGCCAAGAAA GTGCAAGTGTCTATGAAATTCAACGGCCAGTCCTCGGTGGAGGTTCATCCCCACACGAACCTGGAAGAGCTGAAGACCGTGACCTCCATCAGCTTGTTCATGAGAGTGGACCCGGACAAGGATCCCATCGAGGACCGATTAATCCTGTATCTGGGAGACAGAAAC GGTAGGAAAGACTACATGGGTCTGGCCATCAAGAATGACAACCTGGTGTTCGTGTACAATCTCGGCGGGGAGGATGTTGAGATCGCATTAGGGTCCAAGCCCGTCAGCCAATGGCCTGCGGTCTTCAACTTCATCAAGGTGGAGAG GTTGGGCAGACATGGAAAGGTCTTCCTAACCATTCCCAGTCAGAGCTCCACGGATGAGCAGAAGTTCATCCAAAAGGGCACGGTTCCAGGCACCGACTCGCTGTTCGACGTCGATCCCAAAGACATGGTGTTCTTCGTGGGGGGCGTCCCACCAGATGTCAAA CTTCCACCTCCTCTGAGTCTGGCTCCTTTTGTGGGCTGCATCGAGTTGAGTTCGCTGAACAACGATGTCATCAGTCTATACAACTTTAAAAAGACTCACAAAATGGACGTCATTGCATCTATACCGTGTCCCAG GTACAAGTTGGCCTTCTCCCAGAGCCGCATTGCCAGCTACCTGTTTGATGGAACCGGCTACGCTCTCATCAATAACatagagaggagagggaaattCGGTGTCGTCACAAGATTCGACATCGCCGTGCGAACTGTCGCAAACAATGGAGTTGTTTTCCTCATGGTTAACGGG GGTAAATACTTCCTTCTCGAGTTGAAGGGTGGCTTCCTGCGCCTAACGTACGACTTTGGCTTTCGCGCTGGGCCTCAAGTGTTAGAAAGCAACATTCCGAAGCTGCAAATAAATGACGCCCGATACCACGAG gTGTCAGTGATCTACCATCAATCAAAGAAAGTCATTCTACTGGTGGACAAGAGCCATATTAAATCTTTGGAGAATCCAAAAACAACTCTACCTTTCTCAGATATTTATATAGGCGGGGCTCCCTCAAGCGTTCTCAAATCCCG GCCTGAGCTGGCTGCCTCCGTGGGCCTGAAGGGATGCATCAAAGGTTTCCAATTCCAGAAAAAAGACTTCAACCTACTGGAGGAGCCTGGAACCATTGGCATCAGCAGTGGATGCCCTGAGGAGTCCTTT ATGTCCCGTAAGGCCTACTTCACTGGAGCGAGCTACCTGGGATCCACAGCCAAGATCGCCCCCTTCGTCAGCTTTGAAGGAGGGCTTAACTTTCGAACGGTTCAGCCCAGCGGACTCCTGTTCTACCTCGCTGACGGG TCCGATGAGTtcagcatctctctggagaatGGAGCCGTGGTGTTGAACTGCAGAGGCACACGAGTGAAATCGCACAAGAAGCATTACAGCGATGGGAGGACACACTTCTTAGTGGCCTCGGTCAACAGTCAAAA CTATTCACTGTTGGTGGACGACAAAGACAAGCAGGAGAAGAAGCGTCCACTCTCGGCGACGAGATCCCCGTCGGGCTCAGGGGTGAAGACCTTCTACTACGGGGGCTCTCCAAGCAGCAGCTTCAAGAACTTAACGGGCTGCATCAGCTACGCCTACATCAACAG ACAGGACCAGGACATTGAACCTGAGGACTTCCAGCGGTACACTGAGAAGGTCCAGACCTCCCTGCAGGACTGCCCAGTCCAGCGTCCCCCTGCTGCTCTACTGTCAAGACAGAGGGAACCCacctctagagccaggcagaaG GTCAGCAGAAACAAACCCAACACTCCTCTGGACCTGATGGAACTAAGAAGTGATGAACAGGACCCACCAGAGGTGACAATCAGGCCTTGTTACCTCTCATCAAGTCCCAGAGCAGCTCGCCAAGCCTTTCACTACGGCGGCATCGCCAACAGCAGGCAGCACTACACAGACCTCCCAGACTCCCTCTCTGAGAG GTCCCACTTCTCCCTATCCCTGAAGACCAACTCATCCTTCGGCCTCATCCTTTATGCGTCTGACATCCAAGAGTACAACTTCATGGCTCTCTTCTTAGCCCACGGGAAACTGGTGTACACCTTCAACGTAGCAGACCAAAGGATCAAAATCAGGAGCGAGAAGAAATACAACGATGGGGCATGGCACAAT GTTATTTTTATCCGTGACGGCAGCATGGGACGTTTAATAATTGATGGGCTCACAGTGTTGGAGGACAGAGTTCAAGGGAGCAACTTTTCGTGGCACGTCGGCAGTCCCATCTACGTGGGAGGAGTTCCTCCAGGGAAGGCCCAGAGCAATGTTCAG ACGAGCTCTGCATCCAGCTTCACCGGCTGCTTGAAGGGCCTCCAGCTGGATGGGCAGTGGCTGGCCTCCGTCGCAGAGACCTTTGGGGTCACGCCATGCTTCGAGGGACTCTCTGAGGCGGGAACGTACTTCTCACAAGAGGGAGGATACGTGGCGTTGG ATGAGTCCTTTGACCTGGGCCTGAAGTTTGAGCTGGTGATGGAGGTGCGCCCCCGTGTGGCATCTGGGCTGCTACTGCATGTTCGTGCCACAGAGGGCTTTTTCACTGTGTATATTCAGCAAGAAGAG gtGGTGGTTCTTGTGAACGACGGAGCTCACGAGTTCTTTACGAAGGTGTCGCCGAGTCGGGGTCTGTGTGCCGGCAACTGGCACAGCATCACTG TGATCCGGGACGATAATGTCGTCCAGCTGGATGTGGACTCTGAGGTCAACCATGTGGCGGGACCTTTGAACCCCGGCTCCACGGACTCCAGGAAGCCCGTGTTCGTCGGCGGAGCGCCAG atCTGCTCCTCCCAGACAGCCTCTCCACCAGGAAGGCCTACGTGGGCTGTATGAGAAACGTGGCCATCAATAAGAGGCAGGTGAGCTTCAGCAAAGCTGCCCTGGTCAGCGGAGCGGTCAGCGTGGGATCCTGTCCAGCAGTGTAA
- the dnal1 gene encoding dynein axonemal light chain 1: protein MDASLSTLTSCEKLSLSTNCIEKITNLNGLKNLRILSLGRNNIKALSGLEAVGDTLEELWISYNLIEKLKGIQYMKKLRVLYMSNNLVKEWGEFVRLADLSCLVDMVFVGNPLEEKHSAEGNWMDEASKRLPNLKKLDGTPLIKQEEDEGDGES from the exons ATGGATGCTTCTCTCTCCACGCTCACCAGCTGCGA gaAGCTGTCTCTATCCACAAACTGCATTGAGAAAATAACAAATCTGAATGGCCTGA AGAACTTGAGGATATTGTCCTTAGGAAGAAACAACATAAAGGCCCTCAGTGGGCTG GAGGCAGTCGGGGACACGTTGGAGGAGTTGTGGATTTCCTATAACTTGATAGAAAAGCTGAAGGGGATCCAGTACATGAAGAAACTCAGAGTTCTCTACATGTCTAACAACCTGGTCAAAGAATGGG GAGAGTTTGTGAGGCTAGCTGACCTGTCGTGCCTTGTAGACATGGTATTTGTTGGAAATCCTCTGGAGGAGAAGCACTCAGCTGAGGGAAATTGGATGGACGAAGCCTCTAAAAGACTACCTAATCTAAAGAAACTAGATG GAACTCCTCTCATtaaacaggaagaggatgaaggagatggagagagctGA
- the tube1 gene encoding tubulin epsilon chain, translating into MTQSVVVQVGQCGNQIGCRFWDLALREHSHVNKKGLYDEALGSFFRNVDSRKRDGGACSVGGRIQYLKARAVLVDMEEGVVNEILQGPLREVFDSTQLLTGVSGSGNNWAAGHMTYGSVYREQIVDKLRKAAEHCDCLQCFFLIHSMGGGTGSGLGTRVLSLLEEEFPDVCRIVTAIYPSAEDDVITSPYNSVLAMRELTEHADCVLPVENQSLVDIVDKIKRMSHVGKPGAAIKRNSAIISGQGGLSGAERPFDAMNNIVANLLLNITSSSRFEGSLNMDLNEIAMNLVPFPRLHYLVPSLTPLYTLADVDVPTRRLDQMFSDAFSKDHQLIRADPKHSLYLACALMVRGNVHVSDLRRNIERLKPSLPFVSWNQEGWKTGMCSVPPVGHSHSLLALANSTCVKPTFMELRDRFTKLYRKKAHLHHYLHVDGMEQSVFSEAIGSLGSLIEEYHRLDATKSRLMPDAARLSIAR; encoded by the exons ATGACACAGTCAGTCGTTGTACAAG TTGGGCAGTGTGGCAACCAGATCGGCTGCAGATTTTGGGATCTTGCACTCCGAGAACATTCCCATGTTAACAAA AAAGGACTGTATGACGAGGCTCTCGGTAGCTTTTTCCGAAATGTAGACTCAAG GAAACGTGATGGAGGAGCCTGCAGCGTTGGCGGGAGGATCCAATATCTAAAGGCGAGG GCGGTGCTGGTGGACATGGAGGAGGGTGTGGTCAATGAGATCCTGCAGGGACCATTGAGAGAAGTGTTTGACAGCACTCAGCTCCTCACAGGCGTGTCAGGTTCAGGCAACAACtg GGCAGCCGGACACATGACGTATGGCTCAGTCTACAGGGAGCAGATAGTGGATAAGCTGAGGAAGGCAGCGGAACACTGTGACTGTCTGCAGTGCTTCTTTCTAATTCACTCTATGGGAGGCG GAACGGGTTCCGGTTTGGGGACCAGGGTGCTGAGCCTGCTGGAAGAGGAGTTCCCCGATGTGTGTCGCATCGTCACAGCCATCTATCCTTCTGCagaggatgatgtcatcacgtctCCGTACAACAGCGTCCTGGCCATGCGGGAGCTCACGGAGCATGCCGACTGTGTCCTCCCGGTGGAAAACcag TCGTTGGTCGACATTGTGGACAAAATTAAACGTATGTCTCATGTTGGCAAGCCAGGAGCGGCGATCAAGAGAAACTCCGCAATTATCTCTGGGCAAGGTGGCCTCAGCGGGGCAGAGAGGCCATTCGATGCCATGAATAACATCGTGGCTAACCTGCTGCTCAATATTACCAG CTCGTCTCGTTTCGAGGGCTCGCTCAACATGGATCTGAATGAGATTGCCATGAACTTGGTCCCCTTCCCTCGCTTACACTACCTGGTGCCCAGCCTCACTCCTCTCTACACACTGGCAGACGTCGACGTCCCCACCAGAAG ACTGGATCAGATGTTCAGCGACGCCTTCAGTAAAGACCACCAGCTGATCCGAGCCGACCCAAAGCACAGCCTCTACCTGGCCTGTGCCCTCATGGTCAGGGGGAACGTACACGTGTCTGACCTGCGCAGGAACATCGAGAG ACTGAAGCCCTCGCTGCCCTTCGTCTCCTGGAACCAGGAGGGTTGGAAAACCGGAATGTGTTCGGTCCCTCCTGTGGGTCACTCCCACTCTCTGTTGGCGTTGGCCAACAGCACCTGTGTGAAGCCCACGTTCATGGAGCTGAGAGACCGTTTCACCAAGCTCTACCGGAAGAAG GCTCACTTGCACCACTACCTGCATGTGGACGGGATGGAGCAGAGCGTCTTCTCGGAGGCCATCGGCTCCCTCGGCTCTCTGATTGAAGAGTACCATCGTCTGGACGCCACCAAGTCCCGACTCATGCCTGACGCAGCCAGACTCAGCATAGCCAGATGA
- the ccn6 gene encoding cellular communication network factor 6, whose amino-acid sequence MLPLLCSSFVLVLAHQCFSREQNNGQLAPRGGRAASERRPFCQWPCKCRQRPYCAPGVSSVLDGCGCCKSCARQIGQACNERDVCDPHKGMYCDFSADQPRYEVGLCAYMMAVGCDLNGAHYENGEAFQPSPLYKCTCIAGAIGCTPAFVQKPAGLLGSAPLAGNTPAGLLSAKKHQQDTTYMSAYRDPPLAWKRNCLIQTTPWSPCSKTCGLGISLRVNNDNSKCEMRKDRRLCLLRPCEKSVMKSVTVPKGKTCRPKFQAKKAEKLKLSGCTSTKTFKPTYCGVCTDKRCCVPNRSHMIKVSFTCKGGSKTQWKLQWITSCVCQRKCNDPGDMFSDLRLL is encoded by the exons ATGCTGCCGcttctctgcagctccttcgTGCTCGTCCTTGCTCATCAG tGCTTCAGCCGGGAGCAGAACAATGGACAGCTGGCTCCTCGCGGCGGCCGGGCCGCCTCTGAGAGGCGCCCGTTCTGCCAGTGGCCCTGCAAGTGTCGGCAGAGGCCTTACTGCGCCCCGGGGGTGAGCTCGGTCCTGGACGGGTGCGGCTGCTGCAAGAGCTGCGCCAGGCAGATCGGACAGGCGTGCAACGAGAGGGACGTCTGCGACCCGCACAAGGGCATGTACTGCGACTTCTCAGCCGACCAGCCCAGATACGAGGTCGggttgtgtgcat aCATGATGGCGGTGGGCTGCGACCTGAATGGAGCCCACTATGAGAACGGAGAGGCCTTCCAGCCCAGCCCGCTCTATAAATGCACGTGCATTGCCGGAGCCATCGGCTGCACCCCGGCTTTCGTCCAGAAGCCTGCTGGACTCTTGGGCTCCGCCCCGTTGGCGGGCAACACGCCAGCTGGACTTCTCAGTGCAAAGAAGCACCAGCAGGACACGACCTACATGTCAG CTTACAGGGATCCTCCTTTAGCCTGGAAGAGGAACTGCCTGATCCAGACGACTCCCTGGAGCCCCTGTTCCAAAACCTGCGGCCTGGGCATCTCCCTGCGGGTCAACAACGACAACAGCAAATGCGAGATGAGGAAGGACCGGCGCCTGTGTCTGCTGCGACCGTGTGAGAAGAGCGTGATGAAGAGCGTTACG GTGCCAAAGGGGAAGACCTGCCGTCCCAAATTCCAAGCGAAGAAGGCGGAGAAGCTGAAGCTCTCGGGCTGCACCAGTACCAAGACGTTTAAGCCCACGTACTGCGGCGTCTGCACAGACAAGCGCTGTTGCGTCCCCAACAGGTCGCACATGATCAAAGTCAGCTTCACGTGTAAAGGAGGCTCCAAAACACAGTGGAAGCTGCAGTGGATAACGTCCTGCGTGTGCCAGAGGAAGTGCAACGATCCAGGCGACATGTTCTCCGACCTGCGGCTCCTCTGA